The following nucleotide sequence is from Elusimicrobiota bacterium.
TTTCACCTCCTTTTTTTTATAACATTCCGGCGGGTTTCCCCAACCACTTATATAATAACATATTCTCTTAATTTTGTCAAGTGTTTTCTGTGCTCGGAGTTCGGAGCCACTGCACCGAACGAGAACACGACCCCGATTTATCAGGGTATCAAAACTCATTTTATCCTGCTTTTCCTGCAAGTGCACCCATAGAGAACATAGGCATAAACATTGCAATAACAATTGCACCTATGACAATACCCATTACACATATAACAATGGGCTCTATCATAGAAGTTAACCCTTTAACAGCTACATCTACTTCCTGATCGTAAAAATCTGCGATTTTATTAAGCATTGTATCCAAATTTCCTGTTTCTTCACCTACCGAAATCATTTGAATAACCATAGGCGGGAATACTTGTGATTTTCTAAGCGGGTCTGCTATTTTTTCACCTTCCCTTATTGATTCTTTTGCCTGAAGAATTGCTCTTTCAATAATTTTATTACCTGCTGTCTGCGCAACAGTATCAAGTGCCTGCAATATGGGAACACCTGACTTAACCAGTGTCCCGAGAGTTCTCGTGAATTTTGCAACGGCAACTTTTCTTAGCATTTCACCGAACAATGGAACTTTTAAAGAAATAGCATCTATCTGAAATTTACCTTTTTCTGTTTTATAATATTGGACAAATGCAACAGCTATTCCAATTACTCCTAAAATCAAAAGTATAATATATCGTTTTAACAGATTTGATATAGCAATTAATATTTTAGTCGGGAGAGGCAGGTCAGCTCCAAAACTTGAAAATATTTCCTGAAATGTCGGGATAACGACAACAAGCAAAAACACTGTAACTGATGCCGCTATTACCGCAACTATTGAAGGATACATAAGTGCGCCTTTTACTTTCCCTTTCAAAGCATCTGCAGCTTCCAAATATGCAGATAAGCGTTCCAAAATTACATCTAAAATACCGCCGACTTCACCGGCTCTTATCATAGCAACATATAACTCCGAAAAAGCTTCCGGCTGCTTTTTCATCGCTTCTGCAATTGAAATTCCTGCTTTGATATCTTCTGCAATTTCATCAACTACTTTTTTAAATGCAGGATTTTCTATCTGCTCGGTAAGTATTGTAAGTCCCTGTACTATGGGTACACCTGCAGAAACAAGGGTGGATAGCTGCCTTGAAAAAAGAACAAGATCTTTCGCCTTGACTCTTGGTCTTAGCGGATTATATTTGTTCAACATCTCAAAAGGATTTTTTTTGGCAAGATTAATTTCTAAAACAATTACTTTTTGTCCTCTCAATTTATTGATAGCAGTTGTCTGGTCAGGTGCATCTATTGTTCCCCGTGTCGTTTCTCCTGAAGTGGTTCGTACCCTATAAGCGAATAATGGCATAGTTTAATCTCCTAATCTTCATTTTAAGATTGTTAAAAAAGACTGTAATTAGTCATTGACGGGAAGCTCTGCGACGAAGCAATCCCGATAAGTCAAGATTGCTTCGCTATCGCCTGCCGGCAGGCAGGCTCGCAATGACATTATTGAGAACTTTTTTAACAATATTATTATTTTTATATTCCTACAGTATTTTTCTGTAAAAGCCGTTTCAAATCTTCTGCATCGGATGTTATTTCCAATGCTGCTTGCTGTGTTATTTGCTTCCTTGAAATCAAATCAAAAAGGGAAGTATTCATCGTTTGCATACCATATTTTCCACCGGTTTGCATAGATAAATATATCTGCTCTGCTTTCATATCTCTAATTAAGTTTCTTACTGCTGCTGTAACCACTAATACCTCGCAAGCTAAAACCCTTCCGATACCGCCTGATTTTAACAAAAGTTGTTGTGTGAAAACCGCTTGTAAAGTAAATGAAAGTTGGCTTCTTATCTGTGATTGCTGGTGCGGCGGGAAAGAGTCTATAATCCTATTTACTGACGATGGAGCATCTGTTGTATGAAGAGTACCAAAAACAAGATGCCCGGTTTCAGCAATTGTAAGTGCTGCCGAAATTGTTTCAAGATCGCGCATTTCACCAATTAGTATTATGTCAGGGTCCTGCCTGAGAACATATTTAAGTGCGGTCGGGAAAGAATTAGTATCTGAACCTATTTCTCTTTGGTTAATAATACATTTTTTGTGCTGGTGAACATATTCAATAGGGTCTTCAATAGTCATTATATGTCCCTGTATATGTTCGTTCAAAAAATTTATCATTGATGCAAGTGT
It contains:
- a CDS encoding type II secretion system F family protein; this encodes MPLFAYRVRTTSGETTRGTIDAPDQTTAINKLRGQKVIVLEINLAKKNPFEMLNKYNPLRPRVKAKDLVLFSRQLSTLVSAGVPIVQGLTILTEQIENPAFKKVVDEIAEDIKAGISIAEAMKKQPEAFSELYVAMIRAGEVGGILDVILERLSAYLEAADALKGKVKGALMYPSIVAVIAASVTVFLLVVVIPTFQEIFSSFGADLPLPTKILIAISNLLKRYIILLILGVIGIAVAFVQYYKTEKGKFQIDAISLKVPLFGEMLRKVAVAKFTRTLGTLVKSGVPILQALDTVAQTAGNKIIERAILQAKESIREGEKIADPLRKSQVFPPMVIQMISVGEETGNLDTMLNKIADFYDQEVDVAVKGLTSMIEPIVICVMGIVIGAIVIAMFMPMFSMGALAGKAG
- a CDS encoding PilT/PilU family type 4a pilus ATPase, producing ATNELDLSFGIKSIGRIRMNVFRQRNSVAAALRTIPEKILTFEELGLPPVVYDIMRFQKGLVLVTGPTGCGKTTTLASMINFLNEHIQGHIMTIEDPIEYVHQHKKCIINQREIGSDTNSFPTALKYVLRQDPDIILIGEMRDLETISAALTIAETGHLVFGTLHTTDAPSSVNRIIDSFPPHQQSQIRSQLSFTLQAVFTQQLLLKSGGIGRVLACEVLVVTAAVRNLIRDMKAEQIYLSMQTGGKYGMQTMNTSLFDLISRKQITQQAALEITSDAEDLKRLLQKNTVGI